From the genome of Ardenticatenales bacterium:
AGCCGACTACTCAACTAGTGCCTCAACAATGTGATTTTGAGGAGTTCGCATCCTCAGATGCGAATGGGCGGCATCTGAGGATGCCGCACTCCTCACCCCTCATTCTTAGGTTGTCGAGGTACTAGCATCGTGATGATGTCCCCCAGGTGTGACGCACTTATTTAGAAGCCAGAAGTGCGTCGCGCCTGAGCCATCACAGACCATATGACGGATGGACTCGGCGCGAACGCGCTACCTGATTACACTGTCCTGGAAATTGACTACAATAGTCTCAAACCAGCTTTGACATTGATACGCCCGGCCAAGACGTTTATCGGCTTTCACCCGATGTGGCGGCGGGCAGCGCCACGAGTAACTTATGTCCTTGTTTTCCCGATTTCTCGCTAAAGAACCGACAGCCGATGAAATTACCGTCGTTCCGCTAGGGCGTGTGCAGGCGGACGGCAGCCGCTGCATTCAGTGTGGCGTTTGCGGCTACAACTGTCCTGTCGGCATTGATGTCCGCAGCTATGCCCGTCAGGGTTTGGCCGTGGAGGATCATACTTGTATTACCTGCGGCCAATGTATTCAAGTTTGCCCACGTGGTACGCTGCGCTGGGAAAAGGCTGTGATTGATGAAGCATAACGGTTCTCATGCCAACGATCATGGCGCGCCGGGTGGGTCGTCCGCGCCCCTACATTACGTTATCGTGGGCAATGGGGCCGCCGGCGCATCTGCCGCGGAGACGATCCGCGCCCACGACGCGCACAGTCGTATCACCATCCTCACTGCCGAGCCATCTCTGATGTACTCGCGCCCTGGCCTGGCCTACGTGGCAACGGGAGAGATACCGCCGCGCCAGGTCATTGCCCGCCGCGCCGAATGGTACGAGCAGTTACGTCTAGGCCTGGTTTATGACGCCGCCGAGCGCCTGGATGTGGTAGCGCAGCGCGTTTATCTGTCCAATGGGGATTCCTTGCCCTACGATAAGCTGCTGATTGCCACGGGCGCGCGGGCGGCGGCGCCCCCGTATCCTGACGCCACGTTGAAGGGAGTGGTCTACCTGGATACGCTGGAAGGGACGAAGGAACTGCTGCGCCAGGCGCGGCGTGGGCGCAAAGGCGTAGTCATTGGCGGGGGCATCACGGCTTTGGAAATGGTGGAGGGTTTTCTCCATCGCAATGTGGAAACCCATTATTTCGTGCGGGGCGATCAACTGTGGGGGCGTGTCTTCAATGATACCGAGTCGGCATTGTTGGAAGCCAGCATGAAGGCGCATGGGGTACATATCCATTACCGGACGGAGGCGGAGGAGATTCTGCCGACGCGCTGGGGGCATAAAGTACGGGCGGCGCGGCTGAAGGGGGGCGGTGCGTTTTCCTGCCAGCTTTTTGGTGTGGCGATTGGGGTGACGCCGTCGTTGGAACTGGTTCGGGGGACCCCTTTGAAGCTGGATCGGGGCATTCTGGTGAACGAATACCTGGAAACCAGCGTTCCACATGTTTTTGCCGCGGGTGATTGCGCGCAAGTTTACGATCCGTGGACGCGCCGCCACATGCTGGACGTTCTCTGGCCGAGCGCGGTGGCGGAGGGCCAGGCGGCGGCCATGAACATGATGGGGAGGCGCCAGCCGTATGAAAAGGGGACGCCTTTTAATGTCTGCAAATTGTTCGGGCTGCACGTTACCATTATTGGGCAGATTAATCCGCGCAGCGTGGGGGATGAGGAGCCGGAAATTGTGCAGCATCTTTCTCGTGGCGCATCGGAGACGTGGTTTACGCGGCCGCGCACGCATGTGAGCGCCTGGGCGCAGGATGGTCCGAATACGCTGCGCCTGGTGATGGACGAAGACAAGTTGGTGGGTGCTATGTTGATCGGGGAGCAGACGCTGGCGGATGCGCTTCGTTTGCTGATTCAGGATGAAGTGGATATTTTCGCGATCCGCCCGGCGTTGCAGGCGGGGGGCGATGAGATGCGCCGCGCGTTGTTGCGGTTCTGGCACGCTTATCAGAGACAGGTGGGATGATGGGCAGGCGACTGGTTTTGACGATCGTGAGTGTGGTGGTGTTTGCCGGCATTATCGTCGGCGCACTCAGTTGGTCATGGGCACAAAACACGCCCTACAACCCCGGCGACCCCTTCTATGCCTGGCAGCAGGCCGCCGTGCGCCTCTGGCGCGGCTCCATGGGATCCTCGCGGGCCAACCTCGGCCTGCCCGTCACGATTGAACCGGCTGCCGTCGCCGCTGCGCCCACGCCGACGACCGCTTCCGGCGGCGAACCCACCCGCCTGCCTACCCCCTCCGCCGCCGACATTCTTGACGCCGCCCATGTCGTGCCTTTTCCGCCCGCTGCCGCCGAGCAAATTGACCACAGTTTCTTCCCGCTGGCAGGCGGCCATGACGTTGCTGACTGTGCTGCCTGTCATACGCAGGGGGATTACAAGGGAACGCCATCCGCTTGCGTCAACTGCCATGCGCCGGACGACCCACATGAGGGCGCGTATGGCGCGGATTGCGCGGGCTGCCACGTCATTGATGATTGGCAGCCGGTCAGTTTTGATCATGCGCTGATGGGTAGTCAGGATTGCCGCGTTTGCCACACGCCGCCCGCCAATCATTACACCGGCGCGTGCCGCAACTGCCATACGGACACGACGGATTTCGCCGTTTTCATTTTTAGCCATGACAATATCGGGCTGACGGATTGTCGTGGTTGTCATGCGCCGCCGTCTGGGCATTATGCCGGCACTTGCCGCTCCTGCCACGTCAGCACAAACGACTTCAACGTCATCCAATTTGACCACACCAACGTTACCGGCGTGGATTGCGGTGCCTGCCACGCTCCGCCGCCCAACCATTACACCGGCGCGTGCCGCAGTTGCCACCAAAATGCCGGCAACTTCCGCCAGGTAAACTTCAGCCACGCCAACGTTGGCGGGACGGATTGCGGCAGTTGCCATGCGCCGCCCGCCAATCATTATCCGGGCGAATGCCGCGCCTGCCACCAGGACACGGGTAGCTTCGCCAACGTCAATTTCTCCCATGCCAATTTTGCCGGCACCGACTGCGGTTCCTGTCACGCGCCACCCGCCAATCATTACCCTGGCGAATGTCAAGCCTGCCACCAGGATACGGGCAATTTTGGTCACGTGAACTTCAATCATGCCAATTTTGCCGGCACGGACTGTGGTTCCTGCCATGCGCCGCCCGCCAACCATTACCCTGGCGAGTGTCGCGCCTGCCACCAGGATACGCGCAACTTCACGCACGTCAACTTCAATCACGCCAATTTTGCCGGCACGGACTGCGGCGCCTGCCACAATCCTCCCGCCAACCACTATCCGGGCGAATGCCGCGCCTGCCACCAGGACACAGGCAATTTCGGTCATGTGAACTTCAATCATGCCAATTTTGCCGGCACGGACTGCGGCGCCTGCCACAATCCGCCCGCCAACCACTATCCGGGCGAATGTCGCGCCTGCCACGCAGACACCGGCAACTTCCACAACGTCAACTTCAACCACGCCAACTTCCCCAACACCGACTGCGGCGCGTGCCACAATCCCCCCGCAAATCACTATCCTGGCACCTGCCGCGCCTGCCATCAGGACACGAGCAACTTCCACAACGTCATCTTCAGCCACGCCAACTTCACCAACACCGACTGCGGCGCGTGCCACGCCCCACCCCCCAATCATTACGCCGGTGAATGCCGTGCCTGTCACACCGACACCGGCAACTTCAACAACGTCAACTTCAACCACGCCAACTTCCCCAACACCGATTGCGGCGCCTGTCACGCGCCGCCGCCAAACCACTACGGTGGAACCTGCCGTAACTGTCACCAGGACACGAGCAACTTCAACAACGCCACCTTCGACCACGGTACAATTGGCAACACCGATTGCAGCGCCTGCCACAACCCGCCGCCAAACCATTACAGCGGCGAGTGTCGCGCCTGCCATTCAGACACGAGCGACTTCGGCAACGCGGTCTTTAATCATGGCACGATTGGCAACACCGACTGCGGCGCCTGTCACGCGCCGCCCGCCAATCACTACAGCGGCGAGTGTCGCGCCTGCCACTCGGACACGAACGACTTCGGCAATGCAGTCTTTAATCACGGTACGATTGGCAACACCGACTGTAGTGCTTGCCACGCACCGCCGCCGAACCATTACGGTGGAAGCTGCCGCAACTGCCACCAGGACACGAGCAACTGGCACAACGCGAACTTTGACCACAGCGGCATTGGCGACACAGATTGTGGCGCCTGCCACGCGCCGCCACCCAATCACTACGGTGGAAACTGCCGCAACTGTCACCAGGATACGAGCAACTGGCACAACGCGAACTTCGACCACGGTGGCATCGGCGACACGGATTGCAGCGCCTGCCACGCGCCGCCCCCCAATCACTACGGTGGAAGCTGCCGCAATTGCCACCAGGATACGAGCAACTGGCACAACGCGAACTTCAACCACGGCGGCATCGGCGATACGGATTGCAGCGCCTGCCACGCGCCACCGCCGAACCATTACGGCGGAAGCTGCCGCAACTGCCACCAAAACACAGGCAACTGGCACGATGTCAACTTCAGCCACAATGGCTTGACTGACTGCCAGGGCTGCCATACGCCACCGGCCAACCACTTTCCGGGTCAGTGCTCCAATTGCCACAACACGGATACGTGGGAAGGGGCCACATTCAACCACTCCTTCCCGCTCAATCACGGTGGCGCGGGCGGGAACTGTGGCGCCTGCCATCCCGGTCCGCCGCCGGCGTATACGTGTTTCAACTGCCACGATCAGCAGGACATGATTAATGAACATGCGGAGCATGGTATCGGGGATATTGGCAACTGTGTTGGCTGTCACCCCACCGGAGACGATTGATCGGGCAGGAGCATAAATAAGTGCCGGAATGGTCCCGTTTCTCAAATGGGACCATTCTGGTTATCGTCAGAGTGTCTTTCTACGGGGTATACTGGGAGCCAGGCGTATTTTTGTGCCACAATTGAGACGGCAAGCTGGGATCATCCCTTCCCGTTATTCGCAGGAGACTTCACCGGCTGCCGCCGACCACCATGAATGAAAATGGTGTGCCGTCGTAGCCCGATTTTCTAAATCGGGCGGGCGATTTGGAAAATCGCCCTACATCTTCGCAGGAGGTCTGTTATGCACAAACGTGTGGTGTTGGTGATGTTGTGGTTGTTGGCCGGATGCTTATTGCTCGCGCGGCAGCAGGTGCAGGCGCAGGAGAGCGGAACGACGCTGGAGACGGAGAGCGCCAGCTTCAGCCGTACCTGGACCATTATGGGGGATTCGTGGGGGACATTGCTGCTCACGCCCACCAAAAACGAACTACAACAGCGCGGACTGGACGATGACTATTTGGTGTTGCAAACGTCAATTCCTGGCAGCACGGCGGCCATGTGGGCGGACAACACGGGTGGCATCCTGGACGTAATCAAACAGCTTGTGGCGATTTCGCCGCCGCAGCCTGTCCTGTACATTTCACTGGGCGGCAACGACCTGCTCACAGGTTACGCCGGCCAGGGGGAGGCCATCTACGACCAGATTGACGCCGACCTGCGCACGATAGTGGCGGAAATCGTCGCCGTGCGCGGCGATGTGCGCATTGTTTTTGCCGCGTACGACATTTTGAAGATGGACAAGTCGTTGTTCTGCCTGGTTTCGGCACAGACGTTTCTGGGATCGTTCCTCCCCTGGGACGTGAACCCCCTCTTTTTTCGTATAGGCCAAATCCAGGCGAGCATTGCCGCCGACTATCCCCAGGTGGTGTACGCCAACGTTTGGGGGGCGCTGCAAGGGCATCCGGGTCAGCCCAATCCCCTCATCTGGAGTCCGGGGCAATACTTTCCTGGTGACGACCTGGATTGTGTCCACCTGAACGATTCCGGGTACGCTGTGTTTATTGACGCTGTATTTGACAGGCTTCTGGGGCCTGGTTAGGGTTTTGGGGGTGGGTTGATATGCCGGCAAGATTACGATGCAATTGAAAGGGTAACTGCTAAGCCAGATTGGACCAATTTTCTCTTGTGAAAATGGTCGTTGAGCGCGTGAAATTGGTCCAATCTCCAGAGAGCGTTAGTAGTTACTTGAAAGGGCAATGAGCCATTGGGCCAGATAGTACGTGCCCAGAACCAGGACACGCCCGCCGGGGATAGGGTGGCGGAAGCGGTTATAGGCCAGGAGCGAATCCGAGAGAACAAAAAAGAGCGCGCCAACGGCGGCCAGCATATGGCCGGATGCGCCCGTGCTTTGCCACAGGCCGCCCGCCTGCCAGGCCATCGTCAGAATCGCCAGCATGTACACGAAAGCGGGTCCGCGCATCTTCCCCATTCCCGGCCAGAGCAGTTGAAACAAGACGATGCCATAAATCAGCAGGGAAGCGAGGAAAACGGGAGCCAGGTGGAAGCCGGCCACGGAAACGAAAGCGGCAATATACGCCAGGTGGGCCAGAAGGAAGCTGATCAGGCCTGCCAGGAAGCGGTCTTGCGGCAGCATGAGGAAGATGTCGCCGCCTAACGAGAAGACCAGACCGACGACGATGGCCGTGGCATAGAATGGGCGCGGCGCGGGGGCCGTCACCAGTGCCAGACCGATAATCAAGATGGTAGACAGGGGTTTCAGCAAGTAATGAAGCTGCCTGCGATCCGCCACGTCGGACCAGATGGCTCCTGTCGCCAGGAACAGAATCAGAATGGATAAGCCAGCGACTGATGTCACGTTTGTTCCTCCTGTTGTAGTCAAAAGACAGTCTGATTGCGCATGTAATCATAGCGCAACCTTGTTCGCCAGGGTATGTTTGCGCGGGTCATTTGCCTGCCGCCGATGGGGCCAGACAGGACAATTGGCCTATGAATGGGGGTAACGGGGGGTGTATTTTTCTGTCACAATTCAAGGGGTGCTGTTGTTCAATAATGTAGGACTTGACTGTTTGTGATTGTGAAAGAGCGCATAGGCGTGTGACGTTCGTTGTCGGATGGCGGTGTGGTTGGGAGACATCGCGGTACGCGGCTTATGCGGTGATGCTGAATGAGGAGCGCAAGAATGATTGAAGCGCGAAATTTGACAAAGCAATTTGACGCTTTCATGGCCGTGCGCGATTTGTCGCTGACGGTGCGGAAAGGGGAGTTACTGGCGTTGCTGGGGCCGAATGGTGCCGGCAAAACCACGACCGTCCGTATGCTCAGCGCCATTCTGAAACCGACCAGTGGACACGTCCGCATCAATGGTTTTGATGTTGTTACGCAGGCAGACCAGGTGCGGCGCAGCATTGGGATGCTCACCGAACAGCCCGGCCTTTACAGTCGCATGAGCGGCCTGGAATACCTCATCTTCTATGGGCGCCTCTATGGCATGACAGACGCGGACATCAAGGCGCGCGGGCTGAGCCTGTTTGACCGTTTTGCCATGCCGAATACGGCGCATCGTCGGCTGGGCGAGTATTCCAAGGGGATGCGGCAGAAAGTGGGCATCATCCGCGCCATGCTGCACGATCCTGCCGTCCTCCTGCTGGACGAACCCACTTCGGCGATGGACCCACACAGCGCCCGCCTGGTGCGCGACGCGATCAACGAACTGCGCCAGGACAAACGGGCCATCATCCTTTGCACGCACAATCTGGCGGAAGCGGAGACGCTGGCGGATAGGATGGCCATTATTCGCCAGGGCGAAATTGTGGCTTATGGCGCGATTCCGCAGTTGAAGCAGCAGTTATTGGGGCAGCCCTTGCTCGAATTGCGGTTGGATCGTTCTCCGAACGGGCAGATTCCAGCCCTGTCTGATCTGATCACGATTGAAGCGGTCAGCGACAGGGGTTTGCGTTTTCGCACCGATGACCCGGAGCGGACGAACCCGCGCGTGGTGCGGCGGCTGATGGAATTAGGATTGGGTGTGGTCTCACTCAGGGAAGTGTCGCAAAGCCTGGAGGAAGTCTATCTGCGCGTGATCCAGCAGGTGGATGGGCGACAAACGACGGGTAACGGACAACAGGGAACGGGAAACGAAAATGACGATGCTTGAGCAACTGTCAACGGTAGAGAAAAGTGGCCGGCACGGTTTCAATCGTGATGACGTACGGATGGCCTTGATTGTGACGCGGCGCGAAGTGCGCGATTCGTTCCGCGATTGGCGCATTATCATCCCCATTTTGTTGCTGACATTGTTCTTTCCCGCGCTGATGAATTTTACGGCGGGGCGGATGCTCGGGTTTGTGGGGCAGTTTGGCGCGGAACTGATTGCGGAGCGACTGGTTCCGTTTTTGCTGCTGGTCGTGGGCTTCTTCCCCATGTCATTTTCGCTGGTGATCGCCTTGGAGACTTTCGTGGGGGAGAAGGAGCGCAAGAGTCTGGAGCCATTGTTGGCGACGCCGCTGACGAATGTGCAATTGTACGTGGGCAAGATGATGGCGGCGGTGATTCCGCCGCTGCTGGCCAGCTACATCGGCATTACCGTGTACCTGGTGGGCCTGGCCGTGACGGCGCGCTGGTATGCGCCGCGGACGTTGTTGGTGCAGGCGTTGTTGATTACGACGGTGCAGGGGGTGGTGATGGTGGCGGGGGCGGTGGTGGTCTCCAGTCAGACGACGAGTGTGCGGGCGTCGAATTTGTTGGCGAGTTTTATTATCGTGCCGATGGCGCTGCTGCTGCAGGCGGAGGCGGTGGCGCTGTTTTATGCGAATTATGCGGGGTTGTGGTGGGTTATTGTCGGGCTACTGGTGACGGCGATTGTGTTGGTGCGGATGGGAATTCATTTGTTCAATCGGGAGGAGTTGCTGGGGCGGGATATTGATCAGATTAAGCTGGGGTGGATGTTCCGTTTTTTCTGGCGGCGGTATGTGGGCCGGACGGAGGCGGGCAGGATTCCGGGTCCGTTGGGGTGGTATCGGGAGACGTGGGGGGTGGTGGGGGATTTGAAAATGCCGGCATTCACCATCGCCATCGTCTTTTTCTTGTCCATCGTCCTGGGCAGCGTCCTGGCGCGGCGTTACGTCTTTCCCCCGGCCATCCAGGTGCAGATGACGGGCAGCACCATTCTCGACAACCTTAGCTTCGTGCAAACCATCCAGCCCCAACTCCCCTTCCTCATCTTCATGCAGAACGTGCGCGTCGTGCTGCTCCAGGCGATTCTGGGCGTTTTTTCCTTTGGCGTTATGGGCATTCTCGTATTCATGCTCCCCTGGTCGCTGCTCAGCTTTGGCGCGGCGCAGCTAGCCGCCGCCGGGCAAAGCCCCTTCGCCTTCTTGTTGGCGACCGTCATCCCCCATGCCATTGTGGAACTCCCCGCGTTGTGGCTGGTGGCCGCCGCCGCGCTGCGGTGGCAAATTCTCCTGGTTGCGCCGCCGCCCGACCGGACCGTGAGCGAAAGCTGGCTGGCCGCCGCCGCCGATTTCTTCCGCCTGCTCGTGGGCATTGCGCTCCCCCTGCTCCTCCTGTCCGCGTTTATTGAGGCGTATATCACGCCGCTGGTTCTGCAGCGTGTTTATGGGGGTTGATTGCCGTTCTCCCGTTGCCCGGCCTTCAGAGGGCCATTAGCCGGTGGACAGGAGATGGTTGGGGGAGAGAAGGCCGTGCCGGCATAATTGAACGCGGCGCGACAGTTGGTCGAGTTGGACGTGCCAGTCGAGCAGATATTGGGGTACGGAAAAATCCACATCGGTCTGGCGCAAGGCGGCCAACGTTTCCAGGGTGGCGAGCCAATCGGCGCGGCGGCACTGCTCTTCCGCCGTGGACAGTTGGGTGAGGGTGGATGCCGGCATTTCCGCACGCCGCGCCCAATCCAAAAGTGATTCAAACGTCGTCGCCGGCGTCAGCAGCGGCACGGCCACCACGTTCGACGCCGGCGAATACGCCCCTTCCGCCGATTCCGCCTGCACATAGTAAACGTGGCGATCTTCCGCGCCGGGCGCATCCAGAAAAGTCGTCTCCGTGGTTACGCCGACGCGCTCATAAGGCTGGAACATCCACACTTTTTCCGGCAGGGGAGGCAGATACACCTCACGTGCCAGCGGACGTAGACGGCGCAACGTGGGCAGCAGGCGGCGGATGACGCGCAGGATGCGTGTGGCCTGACGAAACCACGGCCGCCCCTGGAAGAAAGTGCGCTCGTCCCGCACCAGCGCCCGCCAGACGTGATAGCGTGTTCCCGGCCCGTCGGCGGAGGGATCCCAGGAGAGCAAAACCCGATCATCTAGCTGTTCCAGCGCCAGGCGCTCCGGCGGGGGGGCCGTGAAGGCGGCCAGTTGGTGCGTAGGTGGCTGGTCCGGGTTCACGGCGGGGAGTGCCGCGGCGGGGCCGAGGATCGGGGAGCCATGCCAGACGTGAAAGGCGCGCCAGTTGTTGGCGGAGCCGACGAAGAGACCATGGGGCGTGCTGGCGAGAGAGCGCACGCCGTAATCCAGATCGTTACCGAAGCCGTTGGCCGTGATGGGGGCAAAATGCCAGCCATCGCCCGTTTCGTAAAGGTCGAAGCCGAAGTTGGTGGGATGAATACGGGGCGATTTCCGCAGGGCGACGCTCATGTTCATGGTCCCTACGTAAAGGCGGCCCTCATGCTCTTGCATGCGCCAGATGTGGCCGTTGAGCCAGGTGTTGAAGCCGGCGTCAATGCCGCTGATGGGGGTTTTCCAGCCGGTGGGTGTCTCGCGGGGCATGCCGATGACGAGGTCCCAGGTGTCGTCGGGATGGATGCGGATGATCTCGGTTTGGGGGCGGTCCATGCCGGCATATAAACACCCCTGAAACACGTGCATACTGATCGGACGCAGGCTGGGTTTTGCCGGCAGATACCCTCCCTGAGTCACGACAGGCACGAATGTGTAAGGATCGCCGCTGGCATCCGTGCGCACAATCGCGTACCCATCTTGCGCGTGGACGCCCAGGTAGAGATAGCCGTTAAAGGGGACCATCTCGAAGATTTTCATCCCCGGCGGACTCACCTGGCGGAAAGCATTATTGCCGGCGGCCGGGTTGGCCGACTCCAGCAACACGCCAGAACCGTGCATGTGACCCGTGAGAACAAAAAGCCGCCCTTTGTAATCGAAAATGGAGCGAAACGTGTACGTATCCAGGTCGCCCAGAAATGTGCCCCGGTCATGCGGGATAGGCTCAAAGTGGCGGCCATCCACGGTGCGCAGCAGGCAGGGCGCGGGCAAATCGCGGTAAAGGTAACGCGCGTTCACTCCGGACACGTACATCGCCTCCGACCCATCCGACTCGGTGAAAGCCGTCATGTAACGGTACCCCACCTCGCGGGCCACAAAGCGTCCCGGATGGCCGGGAATGGGCACGTCCTGGGGAGATTGGTAGACGCGCTCCCAGCCATCGGTGGGTGTCCAGCGCCAGATTTCCGCCTGCATGGGCAGGTCCAGGACGC
Proteins encoded in this window:
- a CDS encoding 4Fe-4S dicluster domain-containing protein, coding for MSLFSRFLAKEPTADEITVVPLGRVQADGSRCIQCGVCGYNCPVGIDVRSYARQGLAVEDHTCITCGQCIQVCPRGTLRWEKAVIDEA
- a CDS encoding FAD-dependent oxidoreductase; amino-acid sequence: MKHNGSHANDHGAPGGSSAPLHYVIVGNGAAGASAAETIRAHDAHSRITILTAEPSLMYSRPGLAYVATGEIPPRQVIARRAEWYEQLRLGLVYDAAERLDVVAQRVYLSNGDSLPYDKLLIATGARAAAPPYPDATLKGVVYLDTLEGTKELLRQARRGRKGVVIGGGITALEMVEGFLHRNVETHYFVRGDQLWGRVFNDTESALLEASMKAHGVHIHYRTEAEEILPTRWGHKVRAARLKGGGAFSCQLFGVAIGVTPSLELVRGTPLKLDRGILVNEYLETSVPHVFAAGDCAQVYDPWTRRHMLDVLWPSAVAEGQAAAMNMMGRRQPYEKGTPFNVCKLFGLHVTIIGQINPRSVGDEEPEIVQHLSRGASETWFTRPRTHVSAWAQDGPNTLRLVMDEDKLVGAMLIGEQTLADALRLLIQDEVDIFAIRPALQAGGDEMRRALLRFWHAYQRQVG
- a CDS encoding pentapeptide repeat-containing protein, whose translation is MTIVSVVVFAGIIVGALSWSWAQNTPYNPGDPFYAWQQAAVRLWRGSMGSSRANLGLPVTIEPAAVAAAPTPTTASGGEPTRLPTPSAADILDAAHVVPFPPAAAEQIDHSFFPLAGGHDVADCAACHTQGDYKGTPSACVNCHAPDDPHEGAYGADCAGCHVIDDWQPVSFDHALMGSQDCRVCHTPPANHYTGACRNCHTDTTDFAVFIFSHDNIGLTDCRGCHAPPSGHYAGTCRSCHVSTNDFNVIQFDHTNVTGVDCGACHAPPPNHYTGACRSCHQNAGNFRQVNFSHANVGGTDCGSCHAPPANHYPGECRACHQDTGSFANVNFSHANFAGTDCGSCHAPPANHYPGECQACHQDTGNFGHVNFNHANFAGTDCGSCHAPPANHYPGECRACHQDTRNFTHVNFNHANFAGTDCGACHNPPANHYPGECRACHQDTGNFGHVNFNHANFAGTDCGACHNPPANHYPGECRACHADTGNFHNVNFNHANFPNTDCGACHNPPANHYPGTCRACHQDTSNFHNVIFSHANFTNTDCGACHAPPPNHYAGECRACHTDTGNFNNVNFNHANFPNTDCGACHAPPPNHYGGTCRNCHQDTSNFNNATFDHGTIGNTDCSACHNPPPNHYSGECRACHSDTSDFGNAVFNHGTIGNTDCGACHAPPANHYSGECRACHSDTNDFGNAVFNHGTIGNTDCSACHAPPPNHYGGSCRNCHQDTSNWHNANFDHSGIGDTDCGACHAPPPNHYGGNCRNCHQDTSNWHNANFDHGGIGDTDCSACHAPPPNHYGGSCRNCHQDTSNWHNANFNHGGIGDTDCSACHAPPPNHYGGSCRNCHQNTGNWHDVNFSHNGLTDCQGCHTPPANHFPGQCSNCHNTDTWEGATFNHSFPLNHGGAGGNCGACHPGPPPAYTCFNCHDQQDMINEHAEHGIGDIGNCVGCHPTGDD
- a CDS encoding SGNH/GDSL hydrolase family protein, with the translated sequence MHKRVVLVMLWLLAGCLLLARQQVQAQESGTTLETESASFSRTWTIMGDSWGTLLLTPTKNELQQRGLDDDYLVLQTSIPGSTAAMWADNTGGILDVIKQLVAISPPQPVLYISLGGNDLLTGYAGQGEAIYDQIDADLRTIVAEIVAVRGDVRIVFAAYDILKMDKSLFCLVSAQTFLGSFLPWDVNPLFFRIGQIQASIAADYPQVVYANVWGALQGHPGQPNPLIWSPGQYFPGDDLDCVHLNDSGYAVFIDAVFDRLLGPG
- a CDS encoding lysoplasmalogenase; the encoded protein is MTSVAGLSILILFLATGAIWSDVADRRQLHYLLKPLSTILIIGLALVTAPAPRPFYATAIVVGLVFSLGGDIFLMLPQDRFLAGLISFLLAHLAYIAAFVSVAGFHLAPVFLASLLIYGIVLFQLLWPGMGKMRGPAFVYMLAILTMAWQAGGLWQSTGASGHMLAAVGALFFVLSDSLLAYNRFRHPIPGGRVLVLGTYYLAQWLIALSSNY
- a CDS encoding ABC transporter ATP-binding protein, whose translation is MIEARNLTKQFDAFMAVRDLSLTVRKGELLALLGPNGAGKTTTVRMLSAILKPTSGHVRINGFDVVTQADQVRRSIGMLTEQPGLYSRMSGLEYLIFYGRLYGMTDADIKARGLSLFDRFAMPNTAHRRLGEYSKGMRQKVGIIRAMLHDPAVLLLDEPTSAMDPHSARLVRDAINELRQDKRAIILCTHNLAEAETLADRMAIIRQGEIVAYGAIPQLKQQLLGQPLLELRLDRSPNGQIPALSDLITIEAVSDRGLRFRTDDPERTNPRVVRRLMELGLGVVSLREVSQSLEEVYLRVIQQVDGRQTTGNGQQGTGNENDDA
- a CDS encoding stage II sporulation protein M, translated to MTMLEQLSTVEKSGRHGFNRDDVRMALIVTRREVRDSFRDWRIIIPILLLTLFFPALMNFTAGRMLGFVGQFGAELIAERLVPFLLLVVGFFPMSFSLVIALETFVGEKERKSLEPLLATPLTNVQLYVGKMMAAVIPPLLASYIGITVYLVGLAVTARWYAPRTLLVQALLITTVQGVVMVAGAVVVSSQTTSVRASNLLASFIIVPMALLLQAEAVALFYANYAGLWWVIVGLLVTAIVLVRMGIHLFNREELLGRDIDQIKLGWMFRFFWRRYVGRTEAGRIPGPLGWYRETWGVVGDLKMPAFTIAIVFFLSIVLGSVLARRYVFPPAIQVQMTGSTILDNLSFVQTIQPQLPFLIFMQNVRVVLLQAILGVFSFGVMGILVFMLPWSLLSFGAAQLAAAGQSPFAFLLATVIPHAIVELPALWLVAAAALRWQILLVAPPPDRTVSESWLAAAADFFRLLVGIALPLLLLSAFIEAYITPLVLQRVYGG